The Ictalurus punctatus breed USDA103 chromosome 15, Coco_2.0, whole genome shotgun sequence DNA window TTTTTAACCAACTGTACAAACTGTTTTAACAATTCCGTCATCAGGTGTTGATTGTGATCAACGCGATGAATCTCCCCAGCAAGAAGCTTCTGGGTTGCTATGATTTGTTTATGTGTGATGGTATGGTTTTGTAATGTTTCCACAACACTTTGATTATAAAGACACTGATTCTCCTCTATAACGTCCAGACGCTCGGTGACGCTAGCAAAAGTCTTTTCAAATCCAGCAATACGATCCTCGATGACCTTGAACCCGGTTCGTATCACCTCCGCCAAGTCTCTGTTATTGTCTATAACAACAGTAGCCTCGCGACCAAATGCTTCTTGGTTTGAAGGCAGATCGTCTCCAGGAACCGGGGTAAATACACAGGCGTCCCACGAATCAAACAGCTCCTGATTCCAGTTCAAACAAGAGTCTATAGCGCGCGGTTCATTCACAGCTGACTCCgttggaaaaaaacacaaaacattgctTAGGATACCGGCACTAATTAGGATGATgaaacactctttttttttaaaaattaaaaatacatgctACACACCGTCTGTCGATCGTGGGGGAGATCTTGATCGTTTACGTTTAGACGTAGCGACACCCACGCTGTGGACCTGAGCTACTGTTTTACGCTTGGCCTTTCCAGAGCTCGTTGGTATACCGCGTTCATTGGATACCGCAGCACTATTTTTGAACTCGGGTGCAGCGATCTTGTTTACAAGATTTGACAAGccttgaacagtaaacaaacgaacacaatacataagaaaacattttaaaccgCTTTTAAACATAACAGATAAATATCTCATTATTACAGATCTTACCCAACACGGGGTTTTCCAACCTGACTCGCGGGACTTCTGTGTTCGCCtctttgtgtaaaataaagtaaaatcattaaacacatacacatcatacaTAGGATTGAACACTTATAAAGAATAACAACGCACGTACCGCTTGCCTTGTTCAGAAACTTGATTTCGTCTACAATGTCCGGGATAGACACAGTATCAGCATCACCTGTAGCGTTAGATACCTGTTTTATCCACCACAATAAACCCATAAAttcgtttataaataaaaacattcttaaccatgtgtaataataataataacaataataataataataataaaataaaacaaaacacttactGTTACGACAGACAGCCATctcctctttgaagtattctccaaaataaaatataaagctttAGCGGTGAGTTAAAACGAGAATTGACGATTCGCCTAAAATTACACAGCGCTCTGATACACAGCCGAGATCTTAGAGACTTCTGCGTAACTGACCCTACTTTTAAACATAAAGCATACCTATTGTAGGGTGTGTCGTAAAGCCATTAACACCCGACCAcacactcattatcataaacaatctGTAGGATCACACCACGACCCCCCTGGTCATAAAAAAACTCTTtggtcaggaagaaacaaaggGCCATAAATTAAGCACTCCTAGAGAAACGCAGGCCTGACAAGGACAAggccataaattagccctctagttctaccgccgtgattgacattttgacagaacgtactggctacgatgaaaacacgtgtatgggtgtgtttagagagagagggagagagagagagagagagagagagagagagagagggagagagagagagagaggcgtgtctgaaaacgcgtatgtgtgggcggggtttagcgagagtgaggtgtctcagtttaacttcattactgcttaacacagcgactggaagacatctctggaaaaaacttatctcctagtttaaacatcttttaaccagcactttaacatttttacctcgtaaggatctttgtttagaagtcatgtaatatgcgctattctttttaaacagctcttttaatcatttttacatcctaaaggtttgtgtttagaatgtatgtaatacaaacgattattttaaacagattctttgtaaaaaaaaaaaaaaagacactaagtcctaaattttttattcaaaggtaaaccgGAATCCCTAAAACATAAtaaacaattgttttcatttatttcacaaaacaaatattctactcatatatgtacacattcaaacaccatGCTTATCTAAGTgtatttacacaaacaaaataacgccacaaagtaacacaaacatatccccatattaaaaacattatttcttttcagacgtatttcaccccaccaaaaaccaaactcattagcataaacaccttttgttgggaggggggctattcccccccacacacacctctccacaacacccccagacacaaaggagccagattgaccagCTGATACACTCCATAGGGTTACCTCCCTCATcacccctacagacctgtcagtcagggaagcacagaatgaatgaatgaatgaatgaatgccttttattgtcactatacatatgtacaatgaaattaagagccactcctttttgttccgtgcaaacatgtacattcaataaacaagaagaataaacagataaatacacagataaataaacaagataaaataaacaagatatacaagatatgcaagatatatattggggtggatgggggaggtactatgaaatgcacagttttgagacactatatacatatgctgtggactcagtacat harbors:
- the LOC128635124 gene encoding uncharacterized protein LOC128635124; amino-acid sequence: MYDVYVFNDFTLFYTKRRTQKSRESGWKTPCWVRSVIMRYLSVMFKSGLKCFLMYCVRLFTVQGLSNLVNKIAAPEFKNSAAVSNERGIPTSSGKAKRKTVAQVHSVGVATSKRKRSRSPPRSTDAVNEPRAIDSCLNWNQELFDSWDACVFTPVPGDDLPSNQEAFGREATVVIDNNRDLAEVIRTGFKVIEDRIAGFEKTFASVTERLDVIEENQCLYNQSVVETLQNHTITHKQIIATQKLLAGEIHRVDHNQHLMTELLKQFVQLVKNKKLG